Proteins from a single region of Erythrobacter sp.:
- a CDS encoding acyl carrier protein — protein sequence MNALPTIPDAGNTAALDQELKGLIADVLGLDPARAAAFGPESGLFGHLPELDSMAVAGLLTEMEDRLGIVIEDDDVDGEMLETYGGLLAFAAAKLAAR from the coding sequence ATGAACGCACTTCCGACCATTCCGGACGCAGGCAACACCGCCGCGCTTGATCAGGAACTCAAGGGCTTGATTGCCGATGTGCTCGGGCTTGATCCGGCACGGGCAGCCGCCTTCGGCCCTGAATCGGGCCTGTTCGGCCACCTTCCCGAACTGGATTCGATGGCAGTGGCGGGCCTCTTGACCGAAATGGAAGACCGGCTCGGCATCGTGATCGAAGACGATGACGTCGATGGCGAGATGCTGGAAACCTATGGCGGGCTGCTGGCCTTTGCCGCGGCCAAGCTCGCCGCCCGCTAG
- a CDS encoding hydrolase 1, exosortase A system-associated, translated as MSRLPLSFGCGTLRLAATLDTAPGTCGLLIVSGGNEIRSGAFGGQAELAARIARAGFPVFRFDRRGIGDSEGENRGFRRSAKDIAAAIEAFRAMAPQIERVVAFGNCDAASALMLAGGTGCDGLVLSNPWTIEQDESAAEPDATPPPAAIRARYAEKLKNPREIARLLGGGVDLGKLARGLVQSLRPAPPPSSLAQEMREGLAGFGGDVRILIATADRTAQVFEAAWDKHDPRIRRCEGAGHAYVGPEHRDWLKAELLSALRA; from the coding sequence ATGAGCCGCCTGCCCCTCTCCTTCGGCTGCGGCACCCTGCGCCTTGCCGCCACGCTCGACACCGCTCCGGGCACGTGCGGCCTGCTGATCGTTAGCGGCGGCAACGAGATCCGCTCGGGCGCATTCGGCGGGCAGGCCGAGCTGGCCGCGCGCATCGCCCGCGCCGGCTTTCCGGTGTTCCGCTTCGATCGCCGCGGGATCGGCGACAGCGAGGGCGAGAACCGGGGGTTCCGCCGCTCGGCCAAGGATATCGCCGCCGCGATCGAGGCTTTCCGCGCCATGGCCCCGCAGATCGAACGTGTGGTGGCTTTCGGCAATTGCGATGCGGCCTCGGCGCTGATGCTGGCAGGCGGTACGGGCTGCGACGGGCTGGTGCTCTCCAACCCCTGGACGATCGAGCAGGACGAGAGTGCAGCCGAGCCTGACGCAACCCCGCCCCCGGCAGCGATCCGCGCGCGCTATGCCGAAAAGCTCAAGAATCCGCGCGAGATTGCCCGGCTGCTCGGCGGCGGGGTTGATCTCGGAAAACTCGCGCGTGGTCTGGTGCAATCGCTGCGCCCTGCCCCGCCGCCTTCAAGCCTTGCGCAGGAAATGCGCGAGGGGCTGGCGGGCTTCGGCGGCGATGTGCGCATCCTGATCGCCACTGCAGACCGCACCGCGCAGGTGTTCGAAGCCGCATGGGACAAGCACGATCCGCGCATCCGCCGCTGCGAAGGCGCAGGCCACGCCTATGTCGGGCCGGAACACCGGGACTGGCTGAAAGCCGAGTTACTCTCGGCCTTGCGAGCCTAA
- a CDS encoding class I SAM-dependent RNA methyltransferase, with protein MSISEPIIRLAAKGDGVTPSGRHVAGAVPGDKLDADGVITPGAHHIAPLCRHFATCGGCQLQHADDAVLAEFVHERVVNAAKGQGLEPDEVLPVHLSPPHTRRRAGLHGLRTAKGAVLGYREGGSHRIVDLSECPVLHPALAALIAPLRAFVAAHGPKGMVGIDLTLADQGVEANLLHFPLDGLGPTEAALDFAREQGLARLTIDQGYGPETLWEPEPVTVTLSGVAVGLPPGAFLQATADAEARMLADSSAWLGDARIVADLFAGLGTFAFGLREGRKVLAVEAEQAAHLACKAAGARAGGQVLALHRDLFRSPLQPAELNRFDAVLLDPPRAGARAQVAEIAASTLARVVYVSCNPSSWARDAAVLTEAGFRLTKLRAVGQFRWSTHVELVSLFER; from the coding sequence GTGAGCATTTCCGAACCCATCATCCGTCTCGCCGCCAAGGGCGACGGGGTCACGCCGTCCGGTCGCCATGTCGCGGGCGCTGTGCCGGGCGACAAGCTCGATGCCGATGGCGTCATCACGCCGGGCGCGCACCATATCGCGCCGCTGTGCCGCCATTTCGCCACGTGTGGCGGGTGCCAGTTGCAGCACGCCGATGACGCGGTGCTCGCGGAGTTCGTGCATGAGCGCGTGGTCAACGCTGCCAAGGGACAGGGGCTGGAGCCGGACGAGGTTCTGCCTGTCCACCTCTCGCCGCCGCACACGCGCCGCCGCGCAGGACTGCATGGCCTGCGCACCGCCAAAGGCGCAGTGCTCGGCTATCGCGAGGGCGGATCGCACCGGATTGTCGACCTGTCCGAATGTCCGGTGCTGCACCCCGCGCTCGCCGCCCTGATTGCCCCCTTGCGCGCCTTTGTGGCGGCCCATGGCCCCAAGGGGATGGTGGGGATAGATCTGACGCTGGCGGATCAGGGCGTCGAGGCCAATCTCCTGCACTTTCCGCTCGATGGCCTCGGGCCAACCGAGGCGGCGCTCGATTTCGCGCGCGAGCAGGGGCTGGCGCGGCTCACAATCGATCAGGGCTATGGCCCCGAGACGCTGTGGGAGCCCGAGCCGGTGACCGTGACGCTCTCGGGTGTGGCGGTGGGCCTGCCGCCCGGCGCTTTCCTGCAGGCGACCGCCGATGCCGAAGCGCGGATGCTGGCAGACAGCTCTGCGTGGCTGGGTGATGCGCGTATCGTGGCCGATCTGTTTGCGGGGCTGGGCACCTTTGCCTTTGGCTTGCGCGAAGGCAGAAAGGTGCTCGCGGTCGAGGCTGAACAAGCCGCGCACCTCGCCTGCAAAGCCGCAGGCGCACGCGCGGGCGGACAGGTGCTGGCGCTGCACCGCGATCTGTTCCGCAGCCCTCTGCAACCGGCCGAGTTGAACCGCTTCGACGCCGTGCTGCTCGATCCCCCGCGAGCAGGCGCCAGAGCGCAAGTGGCCGAGATTGCCGCAAGCACGCTTGCGCGGGTGGTTTATGTCAGCTGCAACCCGTCAAGCTGGGCGCGCGATGCCGCGGTGCTGACCGAAGCGGGCTTCCGCCTGACGAAGCTGCGTGCCGTCGGCCAGTTCCGCTGGTCTACGCACGTAGAGCTTGTGAGTCTGTTCGAGCGTTAG